Proteins encoded within one genomic window of Bacteroidota bacterium:
- a CDS encoding TraR/DksA family transcriptional regulator, translating into MENNEKEKTRYSDSELQEFRELINKKLTIAREELGALQEEISNSNDHGIDDTNNAYKTLEDGSATHSKENLSQLAARQRKFIDNLEAAIIRIENKTYGICKVTGKLIAKERLRAVPHTTMSMEAKSGQYK; encoded by the coding sequence ATGGAAAATAACGAGAAAGAAAAAACACGTTACAGTGATTCTGAATTACAGGAGTTTAGAGAACTAATAAACAAAAAACTTACCATTGCCCGCGAAGAGCTGGGAGCGTTGCAGGAAGAAATTTCAAACTCAAACGACCATGGTATTGATGATACAAACAATGCCTATAAAACGTTGGAAGACGGTTCAGCTACACACTCAAAAGAAAATTTGAGCCAATTGGCAGCTCGCCAGCGCAAGTTTATTGATAACCTTGAAGCAGCTATTATTCGTATCGAAAACAAAACTTACGGTATTTGCAAAGTTACAGGTAAGCTGATTGCCAAAGAAAGGTTACGCGCTGTGCCCCATACTACAATGAGCATGGAAGCTAAAAGCGGTCAGTATAAATAA